A single Mangrovimonas sp. YM274 DNA region contains:
- a CDS encoding peptide chain release factor 3 codes for MNFKDEIKRRRTFGIISHPDAGKTTLTEKLLLFGGAIQEAGAVKSNKIKKGATSDFMEIERQRGISVATSVLAFEYNGIKVNILDTPGHKDFAEDTFRTLTAVDSVIVVIDVAKGVEEQTEKLVEVCRMRNIPMIVFINKLDREGKDAFDLLDEVEQKLGLSVVPLSFPIGMGYDFKGIYNLWEKNVNLFSGDSRKNIEETIEISDLESSELNELVGDKAADTLREEIELVQGIYPEFDKQEYLNGKQQPVFFGSALNNFGVRELLDCFVDIAPPPRPKQSEERLVKADETKFTGFVFKIHANMDPNHRDRLAFIKIVSGEFKRNAPYLHVRLNKKLKFSSPNAFFAEKKEIVDISYPGDIVGLHDTGNFKIGDTLTEGETINYKGIPSFSPEHFRYINNADPLKSKQLYKGIDQLMDEGVAQLFTLELNGRKVIGTVGALQYEVIQYRLEHEYGAKCTYENLNVFKACWVDPEDVKNEEYKEFLRVKQRYLAKDKQGQLVFLADSAFSLQMTQQKYPSIKFHFTSEFK; via the coding sequence ATGAATTTTAAAGACGAAATCAAAAGAAGACGTACGTTTGGTATCATTTCACACCCGGATGCCGGAAAAACTACTTTAACCGAAAAACTTTTACTTTTTGGTGGGGCCATTCAAGAAGCTGGTGCCGTAAAAAGCAACAAAATCAAAAAGGGGGCAACAAGTGACTTTATGGAAATTGAACGCCAAAGAGGAATCTCTGTAGCTACTTCCGTACTTGCTTTTGAGTATAATGGTATTAAGGTCAATATTCTAGATACTCCAGGTCACAAGGATTTTGCCGAGGATACTTTCAGAACCTTAACGGCAGTTGACAGTGTTATAGTGGTTATTGATGTTGCCAAAGGGGTTGAGGAACAAACCGAAAAACTTGTGGAGGTTTGTAGAATGCGAAATATCCCAATGATTGTGTTTATCAATAAATTGGACCGTGAAGGAAAGGATGCTTTTGATCTTTTGGATGAAGTAGAACAAAAATTAGGCCTCAGTGTTGTACCCTTAAGTTTTCCTATTGGTATGGGATACGATTTTAAGGGTATATACAACCTTTGGGAAAAGAACGTCAATCTTTTTAGTGGAGATAGCAGAAAGAATATAGAGGAAACCATTGAGATTTCAGATTTGGAATCGTCTGAGCTTAATGAATTGGTAGGAGACAAAGCAGCAGATACGCTTAGAGAAGAAATAGAATTGGTACAAGGTATCTATCCAGAATTTGATAAGCAAGAATACTTAAACGGTAAACAACAGCCTGTATTTTTTGGATCTGCCCTAAACAATTTTGGAGTTAGGGAATTGTTGGATTGTTTTGTGGACATTGCACCACCTCCGAGACCCAAGCAAAGTGAAGAACGTTTGGTAAAGGCCGATGAAACAAAATTTACTGGTTTTGTATTTAAAATTCACGCCAATATGGATCCTAACCACCGTGACCGTTTGGCATTTATAAAAATTGTTTCGGGCGAATTTAAGCGTAATGCTCCTTACCTTCATGTAAGGTTGAACAAAAAGCTAAAGTTCTCAAGTCCGAATGCCTTTTTTGCGGAAAAAAAGGAAATTGTAGACATCTCTTACCCTGGTGATATTGTTGGTCTTCATGATACTGGTAATTTTAAAATTGGAGATACCCTTACCGAAGGGGAAACCATAAATTACAAAGGGATACCAAGTTTCTCCCCTGAACACTTTAGATATATTAATAATGCCGATCCATTAAAGTCGAAACAATTGTATAAGGGAATCGACCAATTAATGGATGAAGGGGTAGCCCAATTGTTTACACTTGAACTTAACGGCCGAAAGGTAATTGGTACCGTTGGTGCACTTCAGTATGAAGTTATCCAATACAGATTGGAGCATGAATATGGCGCCAAGTGTACCTATGAAAATTTAAATGTTTTTAAGGCTTGTTGGGTCGATCCTGAAGATGTTAAAAACGAGGAGTACAAAGAGTTTTTACGCGTGAAGCAACGTTATCTAGCCAAGGACAAACAAGGTCAGCTTGTATTTTTAGCAGATTCGGCGTTTTCATTGCAAATGACCCAACAAAAATACCCATCTATTAAGTTCCACTTTACTTCTGAATTCAAGTAA
- a CDS encoding 6-carboxytetrahydropterin synthase, with the protein MIVTVSRRAHFNAAHRLYRKDWSDEQNLEVFGKCSNPNYHGHNYELVVSVTGRIDKETGYVIDLRILKNIIREEVEEPFDHKNLNLEVEQFKDLNPTAENIVVVIYNKLKARLDSRLDLEVTLYETQRNFVTYSGQ; encoded by the coding sequence ATGATAGTTACCGTAAGCAGGAGGGCCCATTTTAATGCAGCACACCGACTGTATCGGAAAGATTGGTCTGACGAACAAAACTTAGAAGTATTTGGCAAGTGCAGCAATCCAAATTACCATGGACACAACTATGAATTGGTGGTAAGTGTAACAGGCAGGATTGATAAAGAAACAGGGTATGTCATAGACCTTCGGATTTTAAAGAATATCATCAGGGAGGAAGTAGAAGAACCATTTGATCATAAAAACTTGAATTTGGAGGTAGAGCAATTCAAGGACTTAAATCCAACGGCTGAAAATATTGTAGTCGTTATTTATAACAAACTTAAAGCAAGATTGGATTCTAGACTCGATTTGGAAGTCACACTCTACGAAACACAACGAAATTTTGTAACCTACTCTGGACAATAA
- a CDS encoding (4Fe-4S)-binding protein — MKIQANQFSNDDITVSFNPCKCINSERCARELSSVFRQSVIPWIDMEGAPSNHIMAQIKKCPSGALSYKVNAQEYA; from the coding sequence ATGAAAATCCAAGCTAACCAATTTAGTAACGATGACATTACTGTATCGTTTAATCCATGTAAATGTATCAATTCTGAACGCTGTGCTAGAGAACTCTCCAGTGTCTTTAGACAATCTGTAATTCCTTGGATTGATATGGAAGGCGCCCCTAGTAACCATATCATGGCTCAAATAAAGAAATGCCCTTCAGGAGCATTGAGTTATAAAGTAAATGCCCAGGAGTATGCCTAA
- the rpoC gene encoding DNA-directed RNA polymerase subunit beta', whose amino-acid sequence MARKQDKNTVQRFNKISIGLASPESILAASRGEVLKPETINYRTHKPERDGLFCERIFGPVKDFECACGKYKRIRYKGIVCDRCGVEVTEKKVRRDRVGHINLVVPVAHIWYFRSLPNKIGYLLGLPSKRLDMIIYYERYVVIQPGNAKNVEGDPLQKMDFLTEEEYLTILESLPQENQYLDDSDPNKFIAKMGAECLIELLARIDLDELSYDLRHKANNETSKQRKTEALKRLQVVEAFRDSNANRENRPEWMIMKAIPVIPPELRPLVPLDGGRFATSDLNDLYRRVIIRNNRLKRLVEIKAPEVILRNEKRMLQESVDSLFDNTRKSSAVKTDSNRPLKSLSDSLKGKQGRFRQNLLGKRVDYSARSVIVVGPELKLFECGLPKNMAAELYKPFIIRKLIERGIVKTVKSAKKIIDRKEPVVWDILENVLKGHPVLLNRAPTLHRLGIQAFQPKLIEGKAIQLHPLVCTAFNADFDGDQMAVHLPLGPEAILEAQLLMLASHNILNPANGSPVTVPSQDMVLGLYYMTKERLTTEDVTVKGEGLTFYSPDEVTIAYNEKRVDLNARIKVRTKDFNEAGELTTQIIQTTVGRVLFNEKVPAAAGYINQVLTKKSLRDIIGNILKVTSVPETAAFLDEIKTLGYKFAFQGGLSFSLGDIIIPAEKHTMIDKANTLVDGIMANYNMGLITNNERYNQVIDIWTSTNAELTELSMKRIREDQQGFNSVYMMLDSGARGSKEQIRQLTGMRGLMAKPKKSNAGGGEIIENPILSNFKEGLSILEYFISTHGARKGLADTALKTADAGYLTRRLVDVSQDVIIYSEDCGTLRGIEVSALKKNEEVVEKLEDRIVGRTSLNDVFDPITEELLVSAGEHIDETIAKAIENSALESIEVRSPLSCEAKKGICAKCYGRNLATGKIVQRGEAVGVVAAQSIGEPGTQLTLRTFHVGGIAGNISEENKLIVKYDGIAEIEDLKTVKTKDNEGKEVDVVISRTSELKLVDAKTGITLSTNNIPYGSYIYVNSGDAVKKNDVICSWDPYNGVIISEFAGKVRYENIEQGVTYQVEIDEQTGFQEKVISESRNKKLIPTLHIEDSKGETIRSYNLPVGAHLMIDNGDKISVGKILVKIPRKSAKAGDITGGLPRVTELFEARNPSNPAVVTEIDGVVSFGKIKRGNREIIIESKLGEVKKYLVKLSNQILVQENDYVKAGMPLSDGSITPTDILNIKGPSAVQQYLVNEVQEVYRLQGVKINDKHFEVVVRQMMRKVQIIDSGDTIFLENQLVHKSDFIEENDKIFGMKVVEDAGDSTTLKPGQIVTLRQLRDENSILRREDKALVSARDASPATATPILQGITRASLQTKSFISAASFQETTKVLNEAAVSAKVDALEGLKENVIVGHRIPAGTGVRRYDSIIVGSKEEFNEMMKAKEEMNYN is encoded by the coding sequence ATGGCTAGAAAACAAGATAAGAATACAGTACAGAGATTTAATAAAATCTCTATTGGTTTAGCATCGCCAGAGTCTATATTGGCGGCGTCTCGTGGTGAGGTTCTGAAACCTGAAACTATTAATTATCGAACTCATAAACCAGAAAGAGATGGTTTATTCTGTGAGCGTATTTTTGGTCCCGTTAAGGATTTTGAATGTGCTTGTGGTAAATATAAAAGAATTCGTTACAAAGGAATTGTTTGTGATAGATGTGGTGTTGAAGTAACAGAAAAGAAAGTACGTAGAGATAGAGTAGGACACATTAACCTTGTTGTGCCAGTAGCACATATTTGGTATTTCCGCTCGCTTCCAAATAAAATTGGATACTTGTTAGGGTTGCCATCCAAGCGCTTGGATATGATTATTTACTATGAACGTTACGTAGTAATTCAGCCGGGTAATGCAAAAAATGTTGAAGGCGATCCGTTACAAAAAATGGATTTCTTGACAGAAGAGGAATACTTGACCATTTTGGAATCCCTTCCACAAGAAAACCAATATTTGGATGATTCAGATCCTAACAAATTCATCGCTAAAATGGGGGCCGAGTGTTTAATCGAGCTTCTTGCTAGAATTGATTTGGATGAATTGTCTTATGACCTACGTCACAAAGCCAACAACGAAACTTCTAAACAACGTAAAACTGAAGCGTTAAAACGTTTACAGGTAGTAGAGGCGTTTAGGGATTCTAATGCTAACCGTGAAAACAGACCAGAGTGGATGATCATGAAGGCTATTCCTGTCATTCCACCAGAATTACGTCCGTTGGTACCACTTGATGGAGGTCGTTTTGCAACGTCCGATTTGAATGATTTGTACCGTCGTGTAATCATCCGTAACAACCGTTTGAAGCGATTAGTAGAAATCAAGGCTCCAGAAGTAATCTTACGTAATGAAAAACGTATGTTGCAAGAGTCTGTAGATTCCTTGTTTGATAACACACGTAAGTCGTCTGCTGTAAAAACAGACTCTAACAGACCGCTTAAGTCATTGTCTGACTCCTTAAAAGGTAAGCAAGGACGTTTCCGTCAAAACTTACTTGGTAAGCGTGTTGATTATTCTGCACGTTCGGTAATTGTTGTTGGACCAGAATTAAAATTATTTGAATGTGGATTGCCAAAGAACATGGCAGCAGAATTATACAAGCCTTTTATCATCAGAAAATTGATTGAAAGAGGAATTGTTAAGACTGTAAAATCTGCAAAGAAAATTATAGATAGAAAAGAGCCAGTTGTGTGGGACATCTTGGAAAACGTATTAAAAGGACATCCAGTGCTTTTGAACCGTGCTCCTACGCTTCACAGACTTGGTATCCAAGCGTTCCAGCCTAAGTTGATCGAAGGTAAGGCTATCCAGTTACACCCATTGGTATGTACAGCGTTTAACGCAGATTTCGATGGTGACCAGATGGCGGTGCACTTACCATTAGGACCAGAGGCAATTTTGGAAGCGCAATTGTTGATGTTGGCATCACACAATATCTTAAACCCTGCTAACGGATCTCCGGTAACCGTACCTTCTCAGGATATGGTACTTGGTCTGTACTACATGACCAAAGAGCGTTTAACTACCGAAGATGTTACTGTTAAAGGTGAAGGATTGACTTTCTACTCTCCAGACGAGGTAACTATTGCTTACAACGAGAAAAGAGTAGACTTGAATGCTCGCATCAAGGTTAGAACAAAAGACTTTAATGAGGCAGGTGAATTAACCACCCAAATCATTCAAACTACTGTTGGACGTGTACTTTTCAATGAAAAAGTGCCAGCAGCAGCAGGATATATAAACCAAGTTTTGACCAAGAAATCCCTTAGAGATATTATTGGTAATATTCTTAAAGTTACTAGTGTACCTGAAACAGCGGCTTTCTTGGACGAAATCAAAACTTTGGGATATAAGTTCGCATTCCAAGGAGGATTATCTTTCAGTTTAGGTGATATTATTATCCCTGCTGAAAAGCATACCATGATCGATAAAGCCAATACATTGGTAGATGGTATTATGGCCAACTATAACATGGGACTTATTACCAACAACGAACGTTACAACCAGGTAATTGATATTTGGACGTCTACGAATGCTGAATTGACAGAGTTGTCTATGAAGCGTATCCGTGAGGACCAACAAGGATTTAACTCGGTATACATGATGCTTGATTCTGGAGCTCGTGGATCTAAAGAGCAGATTCGTCAGTTGACAGGTATGCGTGGTTTGATGGCAAAACCTAAGAAATCCAATGCAGGAGGTGGTGAAATTATTGAAAACCCAATTCTTTCCAACTTTAAGGAAGGTCTTTCAATTTTGGAATACTTTATCTCTACGCACGGTGCTCGTAAAGGTCTTGCGGATACCGCTCTTAAAACGGCCGATGCTGGTTACTTGACACGTCGTTTGGTAGACGTATCTCAAGATGTTATCATTTACAGTGAAGACTGTGGTACATTAAGAGGTATTGAAGTGTCAGCTTTGAAGAAAAATGAAGAAGTTGTTGAGAAGCTTGAAGATAGAATTGTAGGTCGTACGTCGTTAAATGATGTATTTGATCCAATTACTGAAGAATTGTTGGTAAGTGCTGGAGAACACATCGATGAAACCATTGCCAAGGCTATCGAAAATTCTGCTTTAGAAAGTATTGAAGTACGTTCGCCATTGAGCTGTGAGGCTAAGAAGGGAATTTGTGCGAAGTGTTACGGTAGAAACCTTGCAACAGGTAAAATTGTTCAACGAGGGGAAGCTGTTGGTGTTGTAGCTGCGCAATCTATTGGAGAACCAGGTACACAGTTAACATTGCGTACGTTCCACGTAGGGGGTATTGCAGGTAACATTTCTGAGGAGAATAAATTAATCGTGAAGTATGACGGTATTGCTGAGATTGAAGATCTTAAAACCGTTAAGACTAAAGATAATGAAGGTAAGGAAGTAGACGTAGTAATTTCTAGAACTTCAGAATTGAAACTTGTTGATGCTAAAACAGGTATTACCTTAAGTACAAACAACATTCCTTACGGTTCCTATATCTATGTAAATAGTGGTGATGCCGTTAAGAAAAATGATGTGATTTGTTCTTGGGACCCTTACAACGGTGTAATTATTTCAGAATTTGCTGGTAAGGTTCGATATGAAAATATTGAACAAGGGGTTACCTATCAAGTGGAAATCGATGAGCAAACAGGATTCCAAGAAAAAGTAATTTCGGAATCTAGAAATAAAAAGTTAATCCCAACGCTACATATTGAGGATTCAAAAGGAGAAACTATCCGTTCATACAATTTACCGGTAGGTGCTCACTTGATGATTGATAATGGCGATAAGATTAGTGTAGGTAAGATTTTGGTGAAAATTCCTCGTAAATCTGCAAAAGCAGGGGATATTACGGGAGGTCTTCCACGTGTAACCGAGTTGTTCGAAGCTCGTAACCCATCTAACCCAGCAGTAGTAACTGAAATTGATGGTGTGGTATCTTTCGGTAAAATTAAAAGAGGTAACCGTGAAATCATTATCGAATCTAAATTAGGTGAGGTTAAGAAATACTTAGTGAAGTTATCTAACCAAATCTTGGTTCAAGAGAATGATTACGTTAAAGCGGGTATGCCATTGTCTGACGGATCGATTACACCTACGGATATCTTGAATATCAAAGGACCATCTGCAGTACAACAATACTTAGTGAACGAAGTTCAAGAAGTATACCGTTTACAAGGTGTGAAGATTAATGATAAGCACTTTGAGGTAGTTGTAAGACAGATGATGCGTAAAGTTCAGATTATAGATTCTGGTGATACCATTTTCTTAGAAAACCAATTGGTTCATAAATCTGACTTTATTGAAGAAAATGATAAGATCTTTGGAATGAAAGTAGTAGAGGACGCAGGAGATTCTACAACTTTGAAACCAGGACAAATCGTTACACTTCGTCAGTTGAGAGATGAAAACTCTATCTTGAGAAGAGAGGATAAGGCTTTGGTTTCTGCTAGAGACGCTAGTCCAGCTACGGCTACCCCAATCTTACAAGGTATTACAAGAGCATCCCTACAAACTAAATCATTTATCTCTGCGGCATCGTTCCAGGAAACTACAAAAGTTCTTAACGAGGCAGCTGTAAGTGCAAAAGTTGATGCTCTAGAAGGCTTAAAAGAAAATGTAATTGTTGGACATAGAATTCCTGCCGGTACAGGTGTTAGAAGATACGATAGTATTATTGTAGGTTCTAAAGAGGAGTTCAATGAAATGATGAAAGCCAAAGAAGAAATGAATTATAACTAA
- a CDS encoding DUF3467 domain-containing protein, with protein MAEEQNKKKKQGQINIELDEKVAEGTYSNLAIINHSVSEFVVDFVSIMPGTPKSKVKSRIILTPQHAKRLLKALGDNVHRFEQAHGEIKDYEQPPIPLNFGPTGQA; from the coding sequence ATGGCAGAAGAACAAAATAAAAAGAAGAAACAAGGACAAATTAATATTGAATTGGATGAAAAGGTTGCAGAAGGAACGTATTCCAACTTAGCAATTATCAATCATTCAGTATCAGAATTTGTTGTGGATTTTGTGAGTATAATGCCTGGAACTCCTAAGAGTAAGGTGAAATCCAGAATTATTTTAACGCCACAACATGCTAAAAGACTATTGAAGGCATTGGGAGATAATGTTCATAGATTTGAACAGGCTCATGGTGAGATTAAGGATTATGAGCAGCCACCTATTCCTTTAAATTTTGGACCTACGGGACAAGCATAA
- a CDS encoding type I phosphomannose isomerase catalytic subunit encodes MNELLYPIKFDPILKDKIWGGEKLKKILHKKGASKNVGESWEISDVEGDTSVVANGALKGKTLKQLLHTYKDKLIGPNNYKIFGDKFPLLIKFIDAKEDLSIQLHPNDELALKRHNSFGKTEMWYVMQADQGANLIVGFNQKVTPETYLKHLENKTLTKILNFDRVATGDTYFIEVGRLHAIGAGVLLAEIQQTSDVTYRVYDWDRVDSNGNERELHNDLAIDAIDFDMPDNFRVEYDTQENNSNEMVNCPYFTTNYLKVDSKLEKKNTHESFIIYMCVEGKVTIETEEAKETLVKGETVLMPYAIDSFTIDAKEATLLEVYV; translated from the coding sequence ATGAACGAATTATTATACCCCATAAAATTTGACCCCATTTTAAAAGATAAAATTTGGGGGGGCGAAAAACTTAAAAAAATACTACATAAAAAAGGGGCTTCTAAAAATGTAGGGGAGAGTTGGGAGATAAGCGATGTGGAAGGCGACACCTCGGTTGTAGCAAATGGAGCTTTAAAGGGAAAGACTTTAAAACAATTACTGCATACCTATAAGGATAAGTTAATAGGCCCCAATAATTATAAGATTTTTGGAGATAAATTTCCTTTGTTAATCAAATTTATTGATGCCAAGGAAGATTTGTCCATACAATTGCACCCCAATGATGAATTGGCTTTAAAACGTCACAACTCCTTTGGAAAAACTGAAATGTGGTATGTTATGCAGGCAGACCAAGGGGCCAATTTAATAGTAGGCTTTAATCAAAAAGTAACTCCAGAAACCTATTTAAAACATTTAGAGAACAAGACTTTAACCAAGATTTTGAATTTTGATAGGGTGGCAACGGGAGATACTTACTTTATCGAAGTAGGACGTTTACATGCCATTGGAGCAGGAGTACTCTTGGCAGAAATTCAGCAAACTAGCGATGTTACCTATCGTGTTTATGATTGGGATCGTGTAGATAGTAATGGGAATGAAAGAGAATTGCATAATGACCTAGCAATAGATGCCATAGATTTTGATATGCCTGATAACTTTAGGGTGGAGTATGATACTCAAGAAAACAACTCTAACGAAATGGTAAATTGTCCTTATTTTACGACCAATTATTTAAAAGTAGATTCCAAACTGGAAAAGAAAAACACTCACGAATCGTTTATTATTTATATGTGTGTGGAAGGGAAGGTTACTATAGAAACCGAAGAAGCCAAAGAAACTTTGGTAAAGGGGGAAACAGTCTTAATGCCATATGCTATTGATAGCTTTACCATTGATGCCAAGGAGGCCACTCTTTTGGAAGTTTATGTTTAA
- the idi gene encoding isopentenyl-diphosphate Delta-isomerase, producing MIEEQVILVNENDEQIGTMAKMEAHEKALLHRAFSVFVFNKNNELMLQQRALHKYHSPGLWTNTCCSHQRVGETNIQAGRRRLQEEMGFVTDLQDTISFIYKAPFDNGLTEHEYDHILVGHYNAEPKINPDEVAAWKWMGLEEIKVDMRENPEEYTAWFKIIFDKFYEHINISK from the coding sequence ATGATTGAAGAACAAGTCATTTTAGTTAATGAAAACGATGAGCAAATTGGCACTATGGCCAAGATGGAAGCTCATGAAAAAGCATTATTGCATAGAGCATTTTCTGTCTTTGTGTTTAATAAGAATAATGAATTAATGTTACAACAACGGGCTCTGCACAAATACCATTCACCAGGTTTATGGACCAATACTTGTTGTAGTCATCAACGGGTTGGAGAAACCAATATTCAAGCTGGGAGAAGACGCTTACAGGAGGAAATGGGATTTGTAACCGATTTACAGGATACTATTTCCTTTATCTATAAAGCTCCTTTCGACAATGGATTGACAGAACACGAATATGACCATATTTTGGTTGGACATTACAATGCAGAACCTAAAATAAACCCAGACGAAGTGGCAGCGTGGAAATGGATGGGGCTAGAAGAAATTAAAGTGGATATGCGTGAAAACCCAGAGGAATATACAGCATGGTTTAAGATTATTTTTGATAAATTCTACGAACATATAAATATTTCAAAATGA
- a CDS encoding transglycosylase domain-containing protein — MILKKERIRKWGKRIGYGLLLLISLLVFFYYSIYFGAWGEIPSKGKLSSLKQSQATQLLDCNNKLIGKLYVYDRQSIPFKEFPQHLIDALIATEDARFYEHHGIDNKSLLRVFFKTILLADKSSGGGSTITLQLAKNLFGRQDYGAISIVVNKIRESIVAKRIEDLYSKEEILTLYLNTVPFPDNTYGIESASQKFFNKHTKNLNLLEAATLIGSLKANNSYNPRLFPEKSLDRRNVVLNQMVKYNYLPEPSFENISATPIILDYQYYAPNQGLAPYFRAEVKKQLDFILKQKQFQNSNGEPYNIFHDGLKVYTTLDNTMQQYAEKAMKEHMKNLQKQFEKAYGNNAPWLKNKPAFLAAKKRLPTYKRLKNLGLDEKAIQDSLSKKKSTELFSWDTNTIASLSTLDSLEYFSKFLNAGMVSVEAKTGAIKAYVGGIDYSFFKYDHVAQSKRQVGSTFKPIVYTAALENGMDACTYFPLKAITYTDVDNWTPTNASKEDNDNLNYSLKNALSNSVNTIAVKVLYETGIDNVVSMGHRMGISSEIENVPSIALGSSNLRLLELAKAYTSYVNNSIPSTPIFITKIEDKNGNIIASFDDIYKSSKTVEKAFSDHTRQVMLEFMKATVNEGTAQRLRTSYKFRNDLAGKTGTTQDNKDGWFVGIMPNLVTITWVGNDNQQIGFQSTRMGQGANSALPIFANYLKQLKQDSKFNQYTRARFESPSIEVLANLDCPPTQEDNFLKRLLGNKKDKREFKKKKKKGIFSWLKRKKND; from the coding sequence ATGATTTTGAAGAAAGAGCGCATACGAAAATGGGGAAAACGAATTGGCTATGGCCTTCTACTTTTAATTTCACTTTTAGTATTTTTTTATTACAGCATTTACTTTGGTGCTTGGGGAGAAATTCCTAGCAAAGGCAAACTTTCAAGCCTCAAACAAAGTCAAGCTACTCAATTACTGGACTGCAACAATAAGCTTATAGGAAAACTTTATGTGTATGATAGGCAGTCCATTCCTTTTAAAGAATTCCCCCAGCACCTTATCGATGCGCTCATCGCTACTGAAGATGCACGATTTTACGAACACCACGGCATTGACAATAAAAGTCTACTAAGAGTCTTTTTTAAAACCATTCTTTTGGCTGATAAATCTTCGGGAGGCGGCAGTACCATTACCCTACAATTGGCTAAAAACCTCTTTGGAAGACAAGATTATGGCGCCATTAGCATAGTCGTTAATAAAATAAGAGAAAGTATCGTTGCTAAACGCATAGAGGATCTATATTCCAAAGAAGAAATTCTAACCCTCTACCTAAATACCGTTCCGTTCCCAGATAACACATATGGTATTGAAAGTGCTTCTCAAAAGTTTTTTAATAAGCATACTAAAAATTTAAACCTTTTGGAAGCAGCTACCCTTATAGGTTCCTTAAAAGCAAATAACAGTTATAACCCTAGATTGTTTCCTGAAAAATCTTTAGATAGACGTAATGTCGTATTAAACCAGATGGTTAAGTACAATTACTTACCAGAACCTTCATTTGAAAACATTTCTGCCACTCCCATAATACTAGATTATCAATACTATGCGCCCAATCAGGGTTTAGCGCCTTACTTTAGGGCTGAAGTAAAAAAACAGCTAGACTTTATCCTTAAACAAAAACAGTTTCAAAACTCCAATGGAGAACCCTATAACATTTTTCATGATGGTCTTAAAGTTTATACCACTTTAGACAATACTATGCAGCAATATGCTGAAAAGGCCATGAAAGAGCATATGAAAAACCTTCAGAAGCAATTTGAAAAAGCATATGGCAACAACGCACCTTGGTTAAAAAATAAGCCTGCCTTCCTTGCTGCAAAAAAGAGGTTGCCAACCTACAAGCGTCTGAAAAATTTAGGATTGGATGAAAAAGCCATTCAAGATTCTTTAAGCAAGAAAAAATCCACCGAACTCTTTTCTTGGGACACCAATACAATTGCCTCACTATCCACCTTAGACAGCTTGGAATACTTCTCTAAGTTTTTAAATGCGGGTATGGTTTCGGTTGAAGCTAAAACAGGCGCCATAAAAGCTTATGTGGGAGGTATAGATTATAGCTTCTTTAAATACGACCATGTGGCACAAAGTAAACGACAAGTGGGATCCACTTTTAAGCCTATTGTCTATACAGCAGCACTTGAAAACGGAATGGATGCCTGTACCTACTTCCCTCTAAAGGCAATAACTTATACCGATGTAGACAACTGGACACCTACAAATGCTTCTAAAGAAGATAACGACAACCTTAACTACTCCTTGAAAAATGCCTTGAGCAATTCCGTCAATACCATCGCTGTTAAAGTATTGTATGAAACGGGAATTGATAATGTGGTATCTATGGGCCATAGAATGGGAATATCTTCCGAGATTGAAAATGTGCCTTCCATTGCCCTTGGCTCTTCAAACTTAAGACTGTTGGAGCTTGCCAAAGCATATACCAGTTATGTCAATAATAGCATTCCTTCAACTCCTATTTTTATCACTAAAATTGAAGATAAGAATGGTAATATCATCGCTAGTTTTGATGACATTTATAAAAGTTCAAAAACTGTAGAAAAAGCTTTTAGTGACCACACTCGGCAGGTTATGCTAGAATTCATGAAAGCGACCGTTAATGAAGGAACTGCTCAACGCTTGCGTACGTCCTATAAATTCAGAAATGATTTGGCAGGAAAAACAGGTACTACGCAAGACAATAAGGATGGCTGGTTTGTTGGTATCATGCCCAATTTGGTTACCATTACTTGGGTTGGCAACGACAACCAGCAAATAGGGTTCCAAAGCACCCGAATGGGGCAAGGCGCCAATTCGGCACTTCCTATTTTTGCAAACTACCTAAAACAGCTTAAACAAGATTCCAAATTTAACCAGTATACCAGAGCTCGTTTTGAATCTCCTTCTATTGAGGTATTGGCTAATTTGGATTGCCCACCCACCCAAGAAGACAACTTCCTAAAGCGATTGTTGGGTAATAAAAAAGATAAACGAGAATTTAAAAAGAAAAAGAAAAAAGGAATTTTCTCATGGCTTAAACGCAAAAAAAATGATTAG